A window of the Pseudomonas sp. B21_DOA genome harbors these coding sequences:
- a CDS encoding segregation/condensation protein A yields the protein MEVFLEAFEGPLDLLLYLIRKQNINILDIPVAEITRQYMGYVELMQSVRLELAAEYLVMAAMLAEIKSRMLLPRAETVEDEEDDPRAELIRRLQEYERFKAAAEGIDGLSRVGRDVIVPKLDAPEARARKLLPDVALEEILMCMAEVLRRGDMFESHQVSREALSTRERMSDVLERLKGGGFVPFVELFTAEEGRLGVVVTFMAILELVKESLVELVQNEPFAAIHVRARAE from the coding sequence CTGGAAGTCTTCCTTGAAGCCTTTGAAGGCCCGCTCGACCTGCTGCTGTACCTGATCCGCAAACAGAACATCAACATCCTCGACATCCCGGTGGCGGAAATCACTCGCCAGTACATGGGCTACGTCGAGTTGATGCAGTCGGTGCGTCTGGAGCTGGCCGCCGAATACCTGGTGATGGCGGCGATGCTCGCCGAGATCAAATCGCGCATGCTTCTGCCGCGCGCCGAAACCGTCGAAGATGAAGAAGACGATCCACGCGCCGAACTGATCCGCCGCTTGCAGGAATACGAGCGTTTCAAGGCTGCTGCCGAAGGTATCGATGGGCTGAGTCGGGTCGGCCGGGATGTGATCGTGCCCAAGCTCGACGCCCCGGAAGCGCGGGCGCGCAAGCTGTTGCCCGACGTCGCGCTGGAAGAGATTCTGATGTGCATGGCCGAAGTCCTGCGCCGTGGCGACATGTTCGAAAGCCACCAGGTCAGCCGTGAAGCGCTGTCCACCCGCGAGCGCATGAGTGATGTGCTGGAAAGGCTCAAGGGCGGCGGCTTCGTGCCGTTTGTCGAGCTGTTCACCGCCGAAGAAGGCCGCCTCGGTGTGGTGGTGACCTTTATGGCGATCCTTGAACTGGTCAAGGAATCCTTGGTCGAGCTGGTGCAGAATGAGCCGTTCGCTGCGATCCACGTGCGAGCCCGAGCCGAATAA
- a CDS encoding PHP domain-containing protein codes for MNVDLHCHSTASDGALAPAVLVARAFENGVRVLALTDHDTLEGLAEARTAATELGMQLVNGVELSCTWGGATIHVLGYGFDVNAAPLVEAIAKLHDGRWLRSEEISRKLALKGMPGALDGARQIQQELGDSGNAPARPHFADWMVREGYVKDRAEAFRKWLGAGKLGDVKLHWPTLEDTVATLRAAGAWVSLAHPWHYDFTRSKRRKLIADYIQAGGHAIEVVNGHQPAEQVGSLAILAREFGLLVSAGSDFHGPGGWSEIGQYRPVPEDLPPLWCRFKHDTDIAAV; via the coding sequence GTGAATGTTGATTTGCACTGCCACAGCACGGCCTCCGACGGCGCCCTGGCGCCTGCGGTTCTGGTTGCGCGAGCGTTCGAAAACGGCGTGCGAGTCCTGGCGTTGACCGACCACGACACTCTTGAGGGGCTCGCCGAGGCGCGTACTGCCGCCACCGAGTTGGGCATGCAACTGGTCAATGGCGTCGAATTGTCCTGCACCTGGGGCGGGGCGACCATTCACGTATTGGGCTACGGTTTCGACGTCAACGCTGCGCCGCTGGTTGAAGCGATCGCCAAATTGCACGATGGCCGCTGGCTGCGGTCGGAAGAAATAAGCCGCAAGCTCGCCCTCAAGGGCATGCCCGGTGCCCTCGACGGCGCCCGGCAGATCCAGCAGGAGCTGGGCGACAGCGGCAACGCGCCGGCCCGGCCGCATTTCGCCGACTGGATGGTGCGTGAAGGTTATGTAAAGGATCGCGCCGAGGCGTTTCGCAAATGGCTCGGCGCCGGCAAGCTCGGCGACGTCAAGCTGCACTGGCCGACCCTGGAAGACACCGTCGCCACCCTGCGCGCCGCCGGTGCCTGGGTCAGCCTGGCACATCCCTGGCACTACGATTTCACCCGTAGCAAGCGCCGAAAGCTGATTGCCGACTATATTCAAGCAGGCGGGCATGCTATCGAGGTGGTCAATGGCCATCAGCCCGCAGAGCAGGTGGGCAGCCTGGCGATCCTTGCCCGTGAGTTCGGTCTGCTGGTCAGCGCCGGCAGTGACTTCCATGGCCCTGGCGGCTGGTCCGAGATCGGCCAGTACCGGCCGGTTCCCGAGGACCTTCCACCCCTGTGGTGTCGGTTCAAACATGACACAGATATTGCCGCCGTCTGA
- the scpB gene encoding SMC-Scp complex subunit ScpB: MNLTEPRELAPLLEAFLLASGKPQSLERLFELFEEGERPEPAVFKKALTLLGKSCEGRAFELKEVSSGYRLQIREKFSPWVGRLWEERPQRYSRALLETIALIAYRQPITRGEIEDVRGVAVNSNIVKTLLEREWIRVVGYRDVPGKPAMFATTKAFLDHFNLKNLEDLPPLAELREMEAEPVLDFDDAPVPQSLQELADASAEPEEEKEETSFHSLLLELDSMEEGIKTDFDDLLRDAVDGEAPVSESEIIEPVVELAVELEATPDAEPEEDVLGVAEAREKLLAAVAALEQPEPELSEEEAEARALAEAIEAERREFHD, translated from the coding sequence ATGAACCTGACTGAACCCCGCGAGCTGGCGCCCCTGCTTGAAGCCTTTCTGTTGGCCTCGGGAAAGCCGCAATCCCTTGAGCGCCTGTTTGAACTGTTCGAAGAAGGCGAGCGGCCGGAGCCGGCGGTCTTCAAGAAAGCCCTGACCCTGCTCGGCAAGTCCTGCGAGGGCCGCGCCTTTGAGCTCAAGGAAGTCTCGTCGGGCTATCGCTTGCAGATCCGCGAGAAGTTCTCGCCGTGGGTCGGCCGTCTCTGGGAAGAGCGCCCGCAGCGCTATTCCCGCGCCTTGCTGGAAACCATCGCGTTGATCGCCTATCGCCAGCCGATCACCCGCGGCGAAATCGAAGATGTGCGGGGCGTGGCGGTCAACAGCAACATCGTCAAGACCTTGCTCGAGCGTGAGTGGATTCGCGTCGTCGGCTATCGCGACGTGCCGGGCAAACCGGCGATGTTCGCCACGACCAAGGCGTTTCTCGACCACTTCAACCTGAAAAACCTCGAAGACCTGCCGCCGCTGGCCGAACTGCGCGAGATGGAAGCCGAACCGGTGCTCGACTTCGACGACGCGCCGGTGCCGCAGAGTCTGCAAGAGCTGGCCGACGCCAGCGCCGAGCCGGAGGAGGAGAAGGAAGAAACCAGTTTCCATTCCCTGCTGCTGGAGCTGGACAGCATGGAGGAGGGGATCAAGACCGACTTCGACGACTTGCTGCGTGATGCGGTGGATGGCGAAGCGCCGGTCTCTGAGTCCGAGATTATCGAACCGGTTGTTGAGCTTGCAGTTGAACTTGAAGCCACGCCTGACGCCGAACCGGAAGAGGACGTCCTGGGTGTCGCCGAGGCCCGCGAGAAACTCTTGGCCGCTGTCGCCGCCCTCGAACAGCCGGAACCGGAACTCAGCGAAGAAGAAGCCGAAGCCCGTGCACTGGCTGAGGCAATCGAAGCCGAACGGCGCGAGTTCCACGATTGA
- a CDS encoding threonylcarbamoyl-AMP synthase, with product MSQFFQIHPENPQARLIKQAVEIIRKGGVVIYPTDSSYAIGCQIGDKTAIERVRRLRQLDEKHNFALICSDLSQLGNYAKIDTGTFRILKAHLPGPYTFILNATREVPRLLLHPKKRTIGLRVPSHPIALALLAELGEPLMSVTLIMPGDEDPLSDPYEMRQLLEHQVDLIIDGGFGGIKASTVIDLTGDDPEVVRVGCGDPTPFMVEA from the coding sequence GTGAGTCAATTTTTCCAGATACATCCGGAAAACCCGCAAGCGCGCCTGATCAAACAGGCGGTCGAGATCATCCGCAAGGGCGGGGTGGTGATTTATCCCACGGACTCGTCCTACGCCATCGGTTGCCAGATCGGCGACAAGACCGCCATCGAGCGCGTGCGACGTCTGCGTCAGCTCGATGAAAAACACAACTTCGCGCTGATCTGCAGCGACCTGTCGCAGCTGGGCAATTACGCCAAGATCGACACCGGCACCTTCCGCATTCTCAAGGCGCACCTGCCAGGGCCGTACACCTTTATTCTCAATGCCACCCGCGAAGTGCCGCGCCTGTTGCTGCATCCGAAGAAGCGCACCATCGGCCTGCGCGTGCCCAGCCATCCGATCGCCTTGGCCCTGCTGGCCGAACTCGGCGAGCCGCTGATGAGCGTGACGCTGATCATGCCCGGCGACGAAGACCCACTCAGCGATCCCTACGAAATGCGCCAGTTGCTTGAGCATCAGGTCGATCTGATCATCGACGGCGGCTTTGGCGGTATCAAGGCCTCGACGGTGATTGACCTGACCGGCGACGACCCGGAAGTGGTCCGCGTCGGTTGCGGCGATCCGACGCCGTTCATGGTCGAGGCCTGA